A genomic window from Triticum urartu cultivar G1812 chromosome 7, Tu2.1, whole genome shotgun sequence includes:
- the LOC125520502 gene encoding protein PYRICULARIA ORYZAE RESISTANCE 21-like translates to MPTIIIKVDLDCGRCHAKIRKVLERIREKGEFIIDDIKYDEKKNHVIVSGPFDADKLGDKLCCKACNIIKEIETVEPPKKQDPKPPPATDKVKPPGPGKDETVKVKQQPPPKIVEVPVPYPCPYPYPFPAGPSGCCCHQGHGGCQCWQNPPPPSYPCGGYMMVCEEDPSGACTVM, encoded by the exons ATGCCGACCATCATCATCAAGGTAGACCTCGACTGCGGCCGCTGCCACGCCAAGATCAGGAAGGTGCTCGAGAGGATCAGAG AGAAGGGCGAGttcatcatcgacgacatcaAGTACGACGAGAAGAAGAACCACGTGATCGTGTCGGGCCCCTTCGACGCCGACAAGCTGGGCGACAAGCTCTGCTGCAAGGCCTGCAACATCATCAAGGAGATCGAGACCGTCGAGCCGCCCAAGAAACAGGATCCCAAGCCTCCGCCGGCGACGGACAAGGTGAAGCCCCCGGGCCCGGGTAAGGATGAGACGGTCAAGGTGAAGCAACAGCCGCCGCCCAAGATTGTGGAGGTGCCGGTGCCGTACCCGTGCCCCTACCCCTACCCGTTCCCGGCGGGGCCGTCCGGCTGCTGCTGCCACCAGGGACACGGCGGTTGCCAGTGCTGGCAGAACCCTCCGCCGCCGTCGTATCCGTGCGGCGGCTACATGATGGTCTGCGAGGAGGACCCGTCCGGCGCCTGCACCGTCATGTGA